A single genomic interval of Macadamia integrifolia cultivar HAES 741 chromosome 6, SCU_Mint_v3, whole genome shotgun sequence harbors:
- the LOC122082672 gene encoding 3-ketoacyl-CoA synthase 4-like, with protein sequence MEVGVRAGTEAAKGVQVQVLKYVKLGYHYLMARLFTLCLVPVMAVVLIEASRLSPKDIHHLWLQLQYNFVIMMACSAFLVLGATKYFMIRPRPVYLIEFACYRPPSKLKLSKDKFMEQLMLKGDFNESSLEFQHKILQRSGMGDETYFPEAVHCNPPRQSFTAAREEAEQVMFGAMDILFKNTNLNPNDIGILVVNCSTFNPTPSPSSMIVNKYNLRSNIKSFNLGGMGCSAEIIALDLAKDMLQVHRNTYAVVVSTENITHSGYLGNNKSMLITNCLFRMGCSVILLSNKAGDRRRAKYKLLHVVRTHRGPNDTAYRCVYQDQDAEGKNGVSLSKDLIAVAGGALKANITTLGPLVLPISEQILYFFNLVTKKLFNEKVMTYIPDFKLAFNHFCIHAGGRGVIDELEKNLQLLPENVEASRMTLHRFGNTSSSSVWYELAYTEAKGRMRKANHVWQIAFGSGFKCNSAVWEALRHVKPSPNNPWDDSIHKYPVHIDYKLD encoded by the exons ATGGAAGTAGGAGTAAGAGCAGGAACAGAAGCAGCGAAGGGCGTTCAGGTTCAGGTTCTGAAATATGTCAAGCTGGGTTACCATTACCTGATGGCCCGTCTCTTCACCCTCTGCCTTGTTCctgtcatggccgtggtcttGATCGAGGCATCGCGGCTGAGCCCCAAAGACATTCATCATCTGTGGCTCCAGCTTCAGTACAACTTTGTGATCATGATGGCCTGCTCTGCCTTCTTGGTGTTAGGGGCAACCAAATATTTCATGATCCGCCCACGACCAGTCTACCTCATCGAGTTCGCCTGCTACCGTCCCCCATCCAAACTCAAATTGTCGAAAGACAAGTTCATGGAGCAATTGATGCTGAAGGGTGACTTCAACGAGTCATCACTAGAGTTCCAGCATAAGATCCTGCAGCGATCTGGGATGGGGGATGAGACTTACTTCCCTGAAGCGGTGCATTGCAACCCTCCACGCCAGTCCTTCACTGCCGCTCGTGAGGAGGCCGAGCAGGTCATGTTTGGTGCTATGGACATTCTTTTCAAGAACACCAATTTAAACCCAAATGACATCGGGATCCTTGTTGTGAACTGTAGCACCTTCAACCCGACCCCGTCACCCTCTTCCATGATCGTAAATAAGTACAACTTGAGAAGTAATATCAAGAGCTTCAATCTCGGTGGAATGGGTTGCAGTGCCGAAATAATTGCCCTCGACCTCGCCAAGGACATGCTCCAGGTTCACAGGAACACCTACGCCGTCGTTGTCAGTACCGAGAACATCACCCATTCAGGGTACCTCGGAAACAATAAGTCCATGCTGATCACTAACTGCCTCTTCCGTATGGGCTGCTCCGTCATCTTGTTATCCAACAAGGCCGGCGATCGGAGGAGGGCGAAGTACAAGCTGCTCCACGTTGTGAGAACCCACCGTGGGCCCAACGACACTGCGTACCGCTGCGTGTACCAG GACCAAGACGCCGAAGGGAAGAACGGCGTGTCACTGTCCAAGGATTTGATAGCCGTCGCCGGTGGGGCACTTAAGGCCAACATCACGACTTTGGGTCCACTAGTCCTTCCCATAAGCGAGCAGATCCTTTACTTCTTCAATCTGGTGACGAAGAAGTTGTTCAATGAGAAGGTGATGACCTACATACCGGACTTTAAGCTGGCGTTCAACCACTTCTGCATTCACGCTGGAGGGAGAGGAGTGATCGACGAACTGGAGAAGAACCTGCAATTGCTGCCGGAGAACGTGGAGGCTTCAAGGATGACGTTACACCGATTCGGGAACACATCGTCCAGTTCTGTATGGTACGAGCTGGCTTATACGGAGGCCAAGGGAAGGATGCGAAAGGCAAATCACGTCTGGCAGATTGCGTTTGGAAGCGGGTTCAAGTGTAACAGTGCAGTCTGGGAAGCGCTTAGGCATGTGAAGCCATCTCCAAACAATCCCTGGGATGATTCTATCCACAAATATCCCGTTCATATAGATTATAAACTGGATTAA